Genomic DNA from Balneolales bacterium ANBcel1:
GAGTCGCCGGATCATGTTCCGGCGTCGCACAACCTCGCCGATGGCCCCTTCAATTTCGGATACTGGCCGGGCGATGCTCCCCCCGGCAGCTTCCCCGATCATATGCATTTCCTCTACATGGACCGCAAACATCCCGGAACGGAGGCCTGGCCTGCGGGAACCATCGATATGCCGTACAATCGTGACACCGGAACCCGCCTCCTGGGACTGGGAGATCAGGGCATCGCCTTTGCCAACAGCGACTCGGACGGGGATGCCATGGATCCCTATGAACATCGTTTGGGTGGAGCTCTCGTCGGATTGCGGACCATCGACCATCATTTTATCGATGTAAGCTGGACCGCCGAAACCATCCAGCCAAATGACCGGGATTACGCCCTTCGGCTGGAATACCGGACCGACACGGATGAGCCGTTTCGTCCGGTGCTCGACCACCGCAACCTGCCTGTACTTTATCGGAGCAACGATCAGCCTGGCCATAAAGCTGTAGTCGGACCGGTGACACTTCCCGGTGACGCAGAGAATCAGCCCTATGTCCAGTTGATGTGGCGCTATTACAAGATGAGCGATGCGGGAAGCGGAAAAGCGGCAGGAATCGATGAAACGGCTGCAAACGAACCTGGATCCGGCGCCGGGGAAATCCGGCAAAACGAACGGGCGGACAGCGACGTTCCGGCTGGAAGTCAGAGTGCCTCCCCCGGCAAAAGCGGCGCAGATTCAGAAACCGGGTCCGGCGGAAATCCACCCATCTTGCGCCTGGATGACATTTACATCACCTCCACACCACTTGCCGCCGATGAGGAGGAAGTCCCGGTTCCCGAGGCGTTCTCCCTGCTGCAAAACTACCCGAACCCGTTTAACCACCAAACCCTGCTGCCCTTTGAGCTGGCGCAACCCGGAAGAGTGACGGTCACGGTCTATTCGATTGACGGCAGGCTGGTTAACCGCTATGAGGAAGGGCGGCTGCAGGCGGGAAGCCACGTACTGACGATCCGGATGGCCGGATGGGCCAGCGGCATGTACCTCGCGCAAATACAGGTTATTTCGGATGGTGGAGAGGTGCTGTACCGCGGATCACGCGGGATGACGCTGATCAAGTAACAGAATATGGCTGTTCCCGTCCACTGAAACGGTTAAAAAAAACGGGCAGCCGCCATTACGACAGCCACCCGCTTTCTGATACACATGGTGATGCAATCTAATCAAATCCCGGGTCATCCGACCTCGGGAGTAATTATTTCAGCCGGTCAAATGACGCTACTTGACCAGCATCATTTTCCGGACATCGGAAAAGGTCCCGGCCTGGATGCGGTACAAATAAAGTCCGCTTGACAACGAAGAGGCGTCAAATGTCACGGAATGGACACCCGCTTCACGCCTTCCCTCCGCAAGAGTGGCCACTCTCTGGCCCTGGATATTGAACACTTCCAGTGTCACGTCGGAGCTTTCGGGAAGCGTAATTGCTATCTGTGTTGTCGGGTTGAAGGGGTTGGGGTAATTCTGTGCCAGCTGGAAAAGCTCCGGCTGATCCACAAACGTGCCCGCGTTTGTGGAAACGCCCTCGGGATCAAGCACCAGCGTTGTGCCGTCGGGAAGAGCTACCAGCAGTGTCAGTGACGCGCCGCCCTGGTTGTCACCCGGACTCAAAAACCCGGATGCGAGCACGGCAGCCCCGAGTCCGTCGGCTCCTGACAAGTCAGCCATGAATTCAAACAGCGCATCGCCCGTTTCGGATGAGCCTTCCAGGCCTATCAGGATCGTGTAGGGGGACGCATCCACGGAGATGAGATCAGTGTGGGCGGTATAAGCCGCACCGGTTACCAGTACCGGTCCATCCTGCACCCACACGTCCACGGCCGGGACGTCGGTCGCGCCATGCCAGATGAAGAAATCCACTCCTCCGTCGGCGGCAGTCTCGGCCGATCCCTCAACAACAAACAGGTCAAATGCGGTCGACGTGCCGTCGGGGTTGGGCGCGAAACCGTCGGTCAGCACTCCGTTTGCGATCACCGTGTAGGTCTCACCGGCGGCAAAATTGGCTCCGTCCAGGGTGTAGGCCGCGTCACCTGCGGGATCGGCTCCGGCGGGATAGATCTCGATGGTCAGGGCCACTCCTGCGGGCACATCCACAAATGCGGTAGCCTCGCGGAACGAGAGCGCTTCAACGAACAGGTCGCCGTTGACATAGATATCCACCGTTTCGGCGGCGGGGTCGGCCGCGTTATGGATGATTTGCGCGCGGGCGGTTTCTTCGCTTGCAATGATGTCACCGGCATTGCTATCTTGGGCTATAGCATGAGATGTCAGTAATATCAGCGGGAGAACAGCTGTCAGAAACAGACGTAGCAGACCCGGTTTTCCAGTATTATTGTACTTCATGGTTCCGTTGGTTTGGGTGAATTTGTTTGGAATAATCTCCATGTTAGCAGGCTGCCTTCGAACTCATCCTGCGCAACCCAAAAAGCAAATCCGACCTGAAATCATTCCCGGAACCATGGAGTTTTTTTTTAAAGCGGGGTCGGCACTATTCATTCAAAAATCCATTAACCAAGCTCTGACAAAGCGTTACATACCCTGCAAAATATGTGGCACGTCAGAGTACCGAACCTGTTCCGATATCAGTATCTTCGGAATGACCGGAGAAATTCGGACTGTAAAGCGCACTGGAACAGCCCTCATCATCAATTATCCGGATGGAAAAAGAAATCACACGAGACGTGGATCTGCTCGAAGAGCAGATTATCCTTCTCAACATGCACAGTTTTCTGAATATCATTAATATCCTTCATTCGGAAATTTTGCAGTTGCGGGATCACCTTGATTCAAACACCGCTTTTGACGATTGTCTCCAGGTGATCGGAAACATACGGAAAAGCCTCGGCGGCGACAGCCCGGCTCTGATCACATCCCATCAAATGCAGGAATTTCATGTTTTTGTGGAACAGGAAATTGAGAAGGAACTCGAGCTGATTCGCCATACCGACATCAAGAGCAAGGAGATATACTCCTCGGTTGACAACATACGCTCGCTGTTCCGAATCATTCACATCCGTGTCCGTGAACTGCTTGCCAGATACGATCAACCGGAAACCTGGGCTACACACGACCTCTCACAAATTGAAAAAAGCATTACGACTTTTCTGTCGGCTATCGCAAAAAACAGCAAGGGAAGCTACGATATCGTCTATGATTTGCGGGACAAACGTAAAGGCGACTATCTGGTTACCCTGGACCTGTCCAGTGTGGACAACGAGAAGATCGTTATGCCCTATGTGCTGGCCGATTGCTTTCGCGACCTGATTGCCAACGCCCGCAAATACACTCCTCCCGGCGGGAAAATTGTTTCACGGCTTTCCGACAACGGCCGCCACATCACGATCCAGGTATCGGATAACGGTGCCGGCATACCGGAAGATGAAATTGAGAAAGTGGTGGATTTCGGTTACCGGGCATCCAACGTTTTGGAGAGGAAGACTATGGGAGGTGGATTCGGCCTCAGTAAAGCGTATTTTGTGACCAGGAGTCTGGGTGGCCGGATGTGGATCGAATCGGAGGTCAATTCCGGAACCACCATCACCATGCAGATTCCCAGAAACAACTCGCAAAGAAATTCGTGAACTGATAACCCGATTTCTCAATGGATTCCAAACACGTTTTTACCGATCAGCTGAAACAACAAATCATAGAAAGGGGGATGACCACCAACCAGGTGGAAGGGCAGCTTGACCGGTTCCGTCAGGGGTTTCCGGATCTGCAGCTGGTTCGTTCCGCTGCCATTGATAACGGAATCACACAATTTCCTGACAAGGAGCACCGCACCTATATCGACCGTTTTGAACAGGCGCAAAGCGAAGGTCGGGTCATGAAATTCATTCCGGCATCCGGGGCCGCCTCCCGAATGTTCAAAACCCTTCAGTCGATGCTGAACGCCCCTGAGAAATTGACCCCGGACTATTTCGACAGCCATCCCGATGATGAGGGAGTCTCCTTCACCCGTACTTTTCTGGGTCAACTTGAAAACTTTGCCTTTTTTGAAGACCTGCAGCAGGCGCTGCAGAACAAGGGGCTGGATGCGGTCACATTGAGAGAGCAGGGAGATTATCACACTTTGATCTCCCACGTTCTGGAGGAAAAGGGCCTCGGACTGGCCTCATTGCCCAAGGCGTTGATTCCCTTCCATCGCTATTCCGACCACAGTCGCACCCCGATGGAAGAGCATATCGTTGAAGCGAAAGAGTACACAAAAAAGGCGAACGGCAATGTGCGCATTCACTTCACCATCTCACCCGAGCACGAATCGCTTTTTCATGAGAGGCTGGAGATGGTGCGGGGCCGTTACGAGGCCGACGGCACAAACCTGCTGGTCGAAACCTCCTTTCAAAAGCCGGAAACCGACACCATCGCCGCCCGCCCGGATTTCAAACCGTTCCTGGATGACAGCGGAAAAGCTGTCTTCCGGCCGGGGGGACACGGGGCTTTGCTGGCCAACCTGGAGCAACTGAAGGCCGATATCGTCTTTATCAAAAACATCGACAATATTGTGCCCGACAGACTTCGCGAAACCACCTATCGCTACAAAAAGGTGATCGGCGGATGTCTCATCATTCTGCAGGATGAAATCTTTTCCTTCCTTAACGAGCTGGAGAGCGGTTCGGTTGAACCATCGCACCGCAAGAATATGCTTCATTTTGTGAGGGAAGTGCTCTGCATCGAGCCCCCTGAGGGAATCACCGCGGAGAGCCCCGATACTTCCCGGGTCGACCAATGGCTTTTCGACCGATTGAACCGTCCTTTGCGAGTGTGCGGTATCGTCAGGAACGAAGGGGAGCCGGGAGGCGGACCGTTTTTCGTTCGGGGTAGCGACGGCAGCATCACCCCGCAGGTGGTGGAAGATGCCCAGATCAACCACGATGATCCACGTCAAAAGGAGATCTTTGAATCATCCACACACTTCAACCCCACCGACCTGGTCTGCGGCCTGCGCGATTACAAAGGGCGTCCCTTTGACCTGGAGCCGTTCAGGGATGCGGATACCGGGTTCATCTCCCGGAAATCGCACCAGGGCCGGGAGTTGCTGGCGCTCGAACTGCCCGGACTCTGGAACGGCAGTATGGCCTTTTGGAACACGGTCTTTGTGGAAACCCCTACCGAGACCTTCACCCCGGTCAAGACCGTAAATGACCTGCTCAGAGATGTCCATCAAAGCGAATAGCTTCCGGCAGGTGACCTGCGCGGCACAGGATGGCAGGCCGCCGGCACTCGGTTGCATCCGAAACCTGGCTGTCTACAGCACACCACGACTGCGCCCCGTGCATTTTGCCACTTCCTGCGGAATGCTCCTCGTCCGGTTTACCGGTGATTCCCCGGGCGATGGCTGCAAAACGGGTTGCAGTGCCGTTGCCGTTGAATAATGCTGGCTGTTCCTCCGGAATGAATGACAACCACAGCGTTGTTACTGATTACATCCGGAAAGGCCGGTACAGAGCACTCTCAAAACGGAGGTTGCTTCGGCCTTTCGCTTGAATTCCGGTGGCAGGCCGCAAGGCATACCACCCTCACCAAAAACGATAACAAGGAGTGATTTTATGCCCAAGAGAAAAGCCAACGCCGAATGGAAAGGAAAACTGCCGGAAGGTACGGGAACGCTTGCTTTGGAAAGCGGTGCCTTTCAGGGTTCGTACTCATTCTCGTCCCGCTTCGAAGACGGTGCCGGAACCAACCCCGAAGAACTGATCGCGGCGGCCCATGCCGGATGCTACTCCATGGCCTTGTCCGCCGAGCTTGGAAAAAGCGGATACGAGCCTCAAAGCGTAAAAACGGAAGCAGTCGTTAACCTGGTGAAAGACGGTGACGGGTTTACCATTACCGATATTGAACTGGTGTGCGTTGCCCATATTCCGGGGATCGACGAGGCCACGTTTAACCAGTTTGCCACAGGTGCCAAAGAAAACTGCCCGGTTTCCAGGGTACTGGCGGGAGCGAAAATCAACCTGAAGGCCACACTGAAAAACTGACTTTACCCTGCATCCTGATCTGCGGCAACATCCCCACCGAAACAGCGGGGTTGTTGCCGTTTTTTTGATCCTGCCCGGATCGTAACAGAAATCATGAACACATTACCCGGACATTCTGCGCTTCTCTCGCTGCTTCTGGCTCTGATTGCCGGAATTGCCGCCATGCCCGCGCCCGTCTGCGCAGATGAGCTGGATCATCCCGTCAAACTGCCGGCGCACTTCCAGAACGGACTGATTTTTCTCAAGCCGGTAACCGAGGAGGGCGATACACTCCGCTTTTTTATCGATTCCGCCGACGGTAGTATCATCTATGAGGGAGCCGTAAACCGACTTGGGCTGACAGCCATCAACGCTGTAATCATGGGACGCGAACAACAGGCCGCCTTCCTCCCCCCCTTCGACGAAGACAATTTCATTCCCTCGCCATCGCTCTCCGACGGACTCCTTCCCGTACGGGCCGACGACCGCAAGCCGCCCCACCATGAAGCGATTCTGGAAAATGCCGACGGAATACTCGGCAGCACCTGGTTCGCCCAACGCACCTGGTCCATCGACTACCGCAGGGAGCGAATCTATCTCATCCCCACCGACCAGGATACGGTGTCTGATGCGCTGAACGGGCGTCCGGAGAATTTCGAAGCGGGCACCGCCATCCCCATCTCGTTCCGTGATGAGAACGGTAGCGGCCGATACCACTTTGCAAACCTGCCCGTTATCGTTGCCGGTGATACCCTCTCCATGGTCCTGAAAACCGGCAGCACCATTGTCATTGACGAGGAAGTTCGCGCCGAACTGGATCACCCGGTCTCGTTTTTTCCCGCGGGACTGATAACGGACTCCGTTTTCAACCGGTGGCGGCAGGAGCATCCCGATTGGCGAATTATTGAGAACGCGGATCTCCATTATGGAAGCGACCTGATTGAGGTACCCACTGTCCGGATCGGTTCTCATGAAGCGGGTCCGGTCTATTTTGCCGTTCGGCGCGACGAAGCCTTTGACGACTGGTTTTCCCAATTCACCGCCGATAGTGTGGTTGGAGCGCTGGGCCCGGACGCCTTCCGGGGAGCACGCATTACCATCAGCTATCCCAATGAGCTGATCCTGATTCACGAATGAGAACCGTAGTTTCGATGCCGATTCCAGATAATACCACCCCATCCTCCGGCCGCACCAACCTGTCTGCTTTGAGCCGTGAACAGCTCTCACGGTTCTGCCGGGAACGCGGACTTAAGCGCTATCGCTCCGACCAGATCTTCCAATGGATCCATCATAAGAACGCGGCCTCTTTTGACGAGATGACCAACCTCCCCAAAGCACTGCGGGATGAACTGTCGGAACATGCGGAATTGAAAGGCGCGGTTCGGGCGAGCATCAACCGCTCCAAAGACGGCACCACGAAATGTCTGTTTCGCCTGCATGACGAAAAACTGGTTGAAGCGGTACTGATCCCGGAGTTTTTTGACGACGGCGTAGCTGACCGCCTGACCGTCTGTGTCTCTTCCCAGGTGGGATGTGTTTTCGGATGCAGTTTTTGCGCCACCGGCAAGATGGGCCTCTTCCGCAATCTCACCATCGGTGAAATAACCGGACAGGTGCTCTCCATAAATGCCATTGCGGAGGAAGAATATGGCA
This window encodes:
- a CDS encoding DUF4397 domain-containing protein, which encodes MKYNNTGKPGLLRLFLTAVLPLILLTSHAIAQDSNAGDIIASEETARAQIIHNAADPAAETVDIYVNGDLFVEALSFREATAFVDVPAGVALTIEIYPAGADPAGDAAYTLDGANFAAGETYTVIANGVLTDGFAPNPDGTSTAFDLFVVEGSAETAADGGVDFFIWHGATDVPAVDVWVQDGPVLVTGAAYTAHTDLISVDASPYTILIGLEGSSETGDALFEFMADLSGADGLGAAVLASGFLSPGDNQGGASLTLLVALPDGTTLVLDPEGVSTNAGTFVDQPELFQLAQNYPNPFNPTTQIAITLPESSDVTLEVFNIQGQRVATLAEGRREAGVHSVTFDASSLSSGLYLYRIQAGTFSDVRKMMLVK
- a CDS encoding sensor histidine kinase, yielding MEKEITRDVDLLEEQIILLNMHSFLNIINILHSEILQLRDHLDSNTAFDDCLQVIGNIRKSLGGDSPALITSHQMQEFHVFVEQEIEKELELIRHTDIKSKEIYSSVDNIRSLFRIIHIRVRELLARYDQPETWATHDLSQIEKSITTFLSAIAKNSKGSYDIVYDLRDKRKGDYLVTLDLSSVDNEKIVMPYVLADCFRDLIANARKYTPPGGKIVSRLSDNGRHITIQVSDNGAGIPEDEIEKVVDFGYRASNVLERKTMGGGFGLSKAYFVTRSLGGRMWIESEVNSGTTITMQIPRNNSQRNS
- a CDS encoding DUF4301 family protein; the encoded protein is MDSKHVFTDQLKQQIIERGMTTNQVEGQLDRFRQGFPDLQLVRSAAIDNGITQFPDKEHRTYIDRFEQAQSEGRVMKFIPASGAASRMFKTLQSMLNAPEKLTPDYFDSHPDDEGVSFTRTFLGQLENFAFFEDLQQALQNKGLDAVTLREQGDYHTLISHVLEEKGLGLASLPKALIPFHRYSDHSRTPMEEHIVEAKEYTKKANGNVRIHFTISPEHESLFHERLEMVRGRYEADGTNLLVETSFQKPETDTIAARPDFKPFLDDSGKAVFRPGGHGALLANLEQLKADIVFIKNIDNIVPDRLRETTYRYKKVIGGCLIILQDEIFSFLNELESGSVEPSHRKNMLHFVREVLCIEPPEGITAESPDTSRVDQWLFDRLNRPLRVCGIVRNEGEPGGGPFFVRGSDGSITPQVVEDAQINHDDPRQKEIFESSTHFNPTDLVCGLRDYKGRPFDLEPFRDADTGFISRKSHQGRELLALELPGLWNGSMAFWNTVFVETPTETFTPVKTVNDLLRDVHQSE
- a CDS encoding OsmC family protein gives rise to the protein MPKRKANAEWKGKLPEGTGTLALESGAFQGSYSFSSRFEDGAGTNPEELIAAAHAGCYSMALSAELGKSGYEPQSVKTEAVVNLVKDGDGFTITDIELVCVAHIPGIDEATFNQFATGAKENCPVSRVLAGAKINLKATLKN